A section of the Pseudomonas tritici genome encodes:
- a CDS encoding RodZ domain-containing protein, with translation MKAAHPEVVAANRVNPGDTLRQARESNGWSLAEVALKLNLTTTSLGNLEAGAFDKLPGHTFARGYIRAYAKLLGIDQAILVQQFDQFTGTDSQGSNVHGLGRIEEPVRVSHTILRIVSLLLLVAVIGGGFVWWQDQASQRTKDMTSNAMEHVEVESADGTTQIHPLDEPEDQAVVEGQAAPEAPTATEQPAPETAPDATAALPTPATPAAPAHTPTAPVAQAHTPAAPAQAPATPAPAATISPPTTPALIAGDGRVQITFVADCWTQLTDGNGKVLFSGLKRKGDTLDQGGKSPLTLRLGFARGAQVAYNGQPVDVAPFTSGETARLKLGQ, from the coding sequence ATGAAAGCGGCGCACCCGGAAGTTGTAGCAGCTAATCGCGTAAACCCAGGCGACACCTTGCGTCAGGCCCGCGAAAGCAATGGTTGGTCGCTGGCGGAAGTGGCCCTCAAGCTCAATTTGACCACCACGTCCCTTGGCAACCTGGAAGCCGGCGCGTTCGATAAGCTGCCTGGGCATACCTTTGCCCGTGGCTATATCCGTGCCTATGCCAAATTGCTGGGTATTGACCAGGCCATATTGGTCCAGCAATTCGATCAATTCACCGGTACCGACTCCCAAGGCAGCAATGTGCATGGCTTGGGTCGAATCGAAGAGCCAGTGCGGGTTTCCCACACTATTTTGCGAATTGTCAGCCTGTTGTTGCTGGTTGCTGTCATTGGCGGCGGTTTCGTCTGGTGGCAAGACCAGGCCTCCCAGCGCACCAAGGACATGACCAGCAACGCCATGGAGCACGTCGAAGTCGAAAGCGCCGACGGCACCACTCAGATTCATCCGCTGGACGAGCCGGAAGACCAGGCCGTTGTCGAAGGCCAGGCCGCGCCTGAAGCGCCAACTGCCACTGAGCAGCCAGCACCGGAAACCGCGCCTGACGCGACCGCTGCCCTACCGACTCCCGCGACACCGGCTGCACCGGCTCACACGCCGACCGCCCCTGTTGCCCAGGCCCATACCCCGGCCGCTCCTGCGCAGGCGCCAGCGACTCCAGCTCCAGCCGCTACGATTTCGCCGCCCACCACCCCAGCGTTGATCGCCGGTGATGGCCGCGTACAGATCACCTTTGTCGCTGACTGCTGGACGCAACTCACCGATGGTAATGGCAAAGTGCTGTTCAGCGGTCTGAAGCGTAAGGGAGATACGCTTGATCAGGGCGGCAAGTCTCCTTTGACGCTGCGTCTGGGCTTTGCCCGCGGCGCGCAAGTGGCCTATAACGGCCAGCCTGTAGACGTGGCGCCGTTCACCAGTGGCGAGACAGCTCGCCTGAAGTTGGGACAATAG
- the pilW gene encoding type IV pilus biogenesis/stability protein PilW, giving the protein MPLRLALLLLVTGLAAGCVSSGYDSPMHTGKGRDEARVAYVQLGLGYLQQGMSEQAKVPLKKALELDSDDADANGALALVFQAQAEPELAEQYFLKALASKPAGPRLLNNYGSFLFAQKRYDQAARYFQQASADTLYPERSRVFENLGVTSMRLGQRDSARQQLEKALHLNGRQPRALLEMAELSYEDRHYVPARDYYERFSLLSGQNARSLLLGVRLATVHEERDTAARFGQQLERLYPGTPEYQQYLSEQ; this is encoded by the coding sequence ATGCCCTTGCGCCTTGCGCTGCTTTTGCTGGTTACCGGTCTCGCGGCCGGTTGTGTTTCATCGGGTTATGACAGCCCTATGCACACGGGTAAAGGCCGTGATGAGGCGCGAGTTGCCTATGTGCAATTGGGCTTGGGTTACCTGCAGCAAGGCATGAGCGAGCAGGCCAAGGTGCCGTTGAAGAAGGCCCTTGAGCTGGACAGCGACGATGCTGACGCCAATGGCGCGCTGGCACTGGTGTTCCAGGCCCAGGCCGAGCCTGAACTGGCTGAGCAGTATTTCCTCAAGGCACTCGCCTCAAAACCTGCAGGCCCGCGGCTGCTGAACAATTACGGCAGCTTTCTGTTTGCGCAGAAACGTTATGACCAGGCCGCTCGTTATTTTCAGCAAGCCAGCGCCGATACCCTTTATCCTGAGCGTTCGCGGGTGTTCGAGAACCTCGGGGTGACCTCCATGCGTCTCGGTCAACGCGACAGCGCCCGCCAACAACTGGAAAAAGCCCTGCATTTGAACGGTCGCCAGCCTCGGGCATTGCTCGAAATGGCTGAGTTGTCCTACGAAGACAGGCATTATGTGCCGGCACGTGACTATTACGAGCGTTTTAGCCTGCTCAGCGGGCAAAATGCACGTAGTCTATTGCTCGGTGTGCGCCTGGCGACGGTTCATGAAGAACGCGACACAGCCGCACGTTTTGGCCAGCAACTCGAACGACTCTATCCCGGTACGCCGGAATATCAGCAATACCTGTCGGAGCAATGA